Proteins from one Bos javanicus breed banteng chromosome 27, ARS-OSU_banteng_1.0, whole genome shotgun sequence genomic window:
- the SMIM18 gene encoding small integral membrane protein 18, whose translation MASLSSSLWNETTTSVYQYLGFQVQKIYPFHDNWNTACFVILLLFIFTVVSLVVLAFLYEVLDCCCCVKNKTVKDLKNEPNPIRSMMDNIRKRETEVV comes from the coding sequence ATGGCCTCACTGAGCTCCAGCCTCTGGAATGAAACCACTACCTCTGTTTATCAGTACCTTGGTTTTCAAGTTCAAAAAATCTACCCTTTTCATGATAACTGGAACACTGCCTGCTTTGTcattctgcttttatttatatttacagtGGTTTCTTTAGTGGTGCTGGCTTTTCTTTATGAAGTGCttgattgctgctgctgtgtgAAAAACAAAACCGTAAAAGACTTGAAAAACGAACCAAACCCTATTAGAAGTATGATGGACAACATCAGAAAACGTGAAACTGAAGTGGTCTAG